ATCCCGCGGCGAGCGCGGCGGCGATGTATTGCTCCGGTTCTCCCTCCGCATGGCGGCAAAGCGGGGTGTGAGTGTGATAATCGGCCGGCACGTCGGAAATGTCGCAGGGATTCGGGTTGCTTGACTTTCGTTAGGGATACTAAAGTGCCGCTCACACGCAAGCACCGCCGGGATTTCCGATGAGCCAAGACCTTTCCAGCCCCGTCGCCGAGGGCAATCCGTTCACCGACTACCTGATCGCAAAGCTCCGGAGCCACCCGAAGCGAATCGTTTTCACCGAGGGCGAGGACCTGCGGGTGCTGCACGCCGCCGAGCGCCTCGTGGCCGCGGAGGCCGCCGTGCCCGTGCTGCTCGGGTCGCGCGACAAGATCCGCGCGATGGCGGCCGACAACCGCATCAGCCTGAAATTCACCAACGTCATCGAGCCCGCGAAATCGTCCGACCTCGGGCTTTTCTGCCAACGCTTCGCCAAGGTCGAGCGCTACCGGAACAACACCGCCGCCGACCCGGCCGACGTGGTATCCCGCCCGCACTACTTCGGCGCGATGATGATCCAGTATGGCCAGGCGGACGCCCTCGTCGGCGGCAACAAGTCGCTGCCCGCCACGCTTTTCCGCGCGCTCATCCACACCATCCAGCCGCTGCCAACGGTGCCGAAGATGTTCGGCATGATGGTGCTGGTCGCACCGCACCTGCAGCACTTCGGCAAGGACGGCATCCTTTTCTTGGCAGACTGCGGCCTGCTTCCCCAGCCGACGGTCGACCAACTCGCCGCGATTACCATCGAGACCGGCAAGCTCGCCAAGCACTTCCTCGGCCGCGAGCCCCACATCGCGCTGCTCAGCCACTCGACCAAAGGCTCCGCCGGCACCGAGGACGCCCGCAAGATGGCCGCCGCTGCCGCGCTGGCGATCGACAAGGCCAAGGAAGCCTACCTCGACTTCAATATCACCGGCGAAATCCAGGCCGACGTGGCGCTCGATCCGACTGCCTCGGAAATCAAGCTGCCCGATGCGCCGCACCGCGAACCGGCCGACGTGCTGATCTTCCCGAACCTCGACGCCGCCCACATTTCCCTGAAGCTGCTC
This genomic interval from Luteolibacter arcticus contains the following:
- a CDS encoding phosphate acetyltransferase; this translates as MSQDLSSPVAEGNPFTDYLIAKLRSHPKRIVFTEGEDLRVLHAAERLVAAEAAVPVLLGSRDKIRAMAADNRISLKFTNVIEPAKSSDLGLFCQRFAKVERYRNNTAADPADVVSRPHYFGAMMIQYGQADALVGGNKSLPATLFRALIHTIQPLPTVPKMFGMMVLVAPHLQHFGKDGILFLADCGLLPQPTVDQLAAITIETGKLAKHFLGREPHIALLSHSTKGSAGTEDARKMAAAAALAIDKAKEAYLDFNITGEIQADVALDPTASEIKLPDAPHREPADVLIFPNLDAAHISLKLLQHCAGALNYGQILAGLARPCAQVPRTASVETIFGTAAAVGVEAIKYHQLYPDGEV